From a region of the bacterium genome:
- the rfaD gene encoding ADP-glyceromanno-heptose 6-epimerase → MIAVTGAAGFIGSNIVWHLNRLGRRDLVVVDVHADDSGCANLSPLHYERYLAKDAFLEWLRDRDNAAGLETVYHMGACSSTTETDVAYLEENNTFYTRDLCLLALAAGARFINASSAATYGDGEMGYDDDEAAIHALKPLNEYAKSKQNFDLWARAEGLLERIVCLKYFNVYGPNEWHKGDMRSMVCKGFEQIRDTGRVRLFKSDRPEYPDGGQQRDFVYVKDAVDMTVWFADHPEVNGIFNVGTGEANDWNRLITAIFAALDRAPAIDYVDMPVHLKGKYQYHTCAAMAKARAAGYTRPFTRLEDAVADYVRNHLVDHVHLAP, encoded by the coding sequence ATGATCGCCGTCACGGGCGCCGCCGGCTTCATCGGCAGCAACATCGTCTGGCACCTGAACCGCCTCGGCCGCCGCGACCTGGTCGTCGTGGACGTGCATGCGGACGACTCCGGCTGCGCCAACCTGTCCCCCCTGCACTACGAACGCTATCTGGCCAAGGACGCCTTCCTGGAATGGTTGCGCGACCGGGACAACGCCGCGGGCCTCGAGACGGTCTACCACATGGGCGCGTGCAGCAGCACCACCGAGACCGACGTGGCCTACCTCGAGGAGAACAACACCTTCTACACCCGCGACCTGTGCCTGCTGGCCCTCGCTGCCGGCGCGCGCTTCATCAACGCGAGCAGCGCCGCGACCTACGGCGACGGCGAGATGGGCTACGACGACGACGAGGCCGCGATCCACGCCCTGAAGCCGCTCAACGAGTACGCCAAGTCGAAGCAGAACTTCGACTTGTGGGCGCGCGCGGAGGGTTTGCTCGAACGCATCGTCTGCCTCAAGTACTTCAACGTCTACGGCCCCAACGAGTGGCACAAGGGCGACATGCGCTCCATGGTGTGCAAGGGCTTCGAGCAGATCCGCGACACGGGCCGGGTGCGGCTCTTCAAGTCCGACCGGCCGGAGTACCCGGACGGGGGCCAGCAGCGCGACTTCGTCTACGTGAAGGACGCCGTCGACATGACCGTGTGGTTCGCCGACCATCCTGAGGTGAACGGCATCTTCAACGTGGGCACGGGCGAGGCCAACGACTGGAACCGGCTCATCACCGCCATCTTCGCGGCGCTGGACCGGGCGCCGGCCATCGATTACGTCGACATGCCGGTGCACCTGAAGGGCAAGTACCAGTACCACACCTGCGCCGCCATGGCGAAGGCGCGGGCCGCCGGCTACACGCGTCCCTTCACCCGCCTGGAGGACGCGGTGGCGGACTACGTCCGCAACCACCTGGTCGACCACGTCCACCTGGCCCCGTGA
- a CDS encoding rRNA methyltransferase, with protein MAPGLFPPPPAALCAGLDALPAALETVLPLKAKHRDALPAGIRTLSGYLTVDREQLPRDYMSRAPLLAAYLHYFLPWNLYRQGRLLAGLGLDVRPGSRIVDLGAGPLTFGLALGLARPELRTRELEYLAIDRSETALRHGRSLFAALAPDAAWTVQTERKAAGSGRTPRADLLVAANLLNELDWQEPRRGRTADPEAETPHDRLVGRWDDQVAEAGAVLVIEPGTRSAARNLVRLREAALARGWRIAAPCPHAGECPMPGQRNRSWCHFNFAPDGAPGWLVDLGNRVRLPKDRASLAFLLLVRGDDPPVRVAGADGGPDRVRVMSEPFDLPSWRRGRYGCAERGLVLLEDDRGGRGPAPGSLLTVTWPDRPRRDPKSGALVVPRSR; from the coding sequence ATGGCGCCGGGCCTGTTTCCGCCGCCGCCGGCGGCCCTCTGCGCGGGCCTCGACGCCCTGCCCGCGGCCCTCGAGACGGTGCTGCCCCTCAAGGCGAAGCACCGCGACGCGCTGCCGGCGGGCATCCGCACCCTCTCGGGCTACCTGACCGTCGACCGCGAGCAGTTGCCCCGCGACTACATGAGCCGCGCGCCGCTGCTGGCGGCCTACCTGCACTACTTCCTGCCCTGGAATCTCTACCGGCAGGGACGGCTGCTGGCCGGCCTGGGGCTGGACGTGCGGCCCGGATCGCGCATCGTCGACCTGGGTGCGGGCCCGTTGACCTTCGGGCTGGCCCTGGGGCTGGCGCGGCCCGAACTGCGCACCCGCGAACTCGAGTACCTGGCCATCGACCGTTCCGAGACGGCGCTGCGCCACGGCCGCAGCCTCTTTGCCGCCCTGGCCCCGGACGCGGCCTGGACCGTGCAGACCGAGCGCAAGGCGGCCGGCAGCGGGCGCACGCCGCGCGCGGACCTGCTGGTGGCGGCGAACCTGCTGAACGAACTGGACTGGCAGGAGCCGAGGCGCGGGCGCACGGCCGACCCGGAAGCCGAGACGCCCCACGACCGCCTCGTCGGCCGCTGGGACGACCAGGTCGCCGAGGCGGGGGCGGTGCTGGTGATCGAGCCCGGCACGCGCAGCGCGGCGCGCAACCTGGTGCGCCTGCGCGAGGCCGCCCTGGCCCGCGGCTGGCGCATCGCGGCGCCGTGCCCGCACGCGGGGGAGTGCCCCATGCCGGGTCAGCGCAACCGCTCGTGGTGCCACTTCAACTTCGCCCCGGACGGGGCGCCGGGCTGGCTGGTCGACCTGGGCAACCGCGTGCGGCTGCCCAAGGACCGGGCCAGCCTCGCGTTCCTGCTGCTGGTGCGCGGGGACGATCCGCCGGTGCGGGTGGCGGGCGCCGACGGCGGGCCGGACCGGGTGCGGGTGATGTCCGAGCCCTTCGACCTGCCTTCGTGGCGGCGCGGGCGCTACGGCTGCGCCGAGCGGGGCCTGGTGCTGCTGGAGGACGATCGCGGCGGCCGCGGGCCGGCGCCGGGCTCCCTGCTGACGGTGACCTGGCCCGACCGGCCGCGCCGCGACCCCAAGTCGGGCGCCCTGGTGGTCCCCCGCAGCCGCTGA